The Coffea arabica cultivar ET-39 chromosome 2c, Coffea Arabica ET-39 HiFi, whole genome shotgun sequence genome includes the window CAGGGAAGTTTGCGAAGAGTATGCTCATGAAGTGGAAAAACTGGCTTTCAAGTTATTGGAGCTAATAGCTCTCAGTTTGGGGTTGCCCAAGAACAGGTTCAATGGCTTCTTTGAGGACGAAACGACCTTTATCAGGCTCAATCACTACCCACCTTGTCCTAGCCCTCATTTGGCTCTCGGGGTTGGTCGACATAAGGATGCTGGGGCCTTGACCATTCTTGCTCAAGATGATGTTGGAGGACTTGAAGTGAAGAGCAAAACCGATGGAGAGTGGATTCTTGTGAAACCAACTCCTAATGCTTATATCATCAATGTTGGTGACATTATCCAGGTATCATCAAAGAGCAAATAAGCATTGAAATCGAAGCCCGATGTAATAATTCAGCTAACAATTTTGTCGGATTGTGTGCAGGTGTGGAGCAATGAGAAATATGAGAGTGTAGAACACAGGGTGAGTGTGAATTCTGAGAAGGAAAGGTTTTCCATTCCATTCTTCTTCAATCCAGCACACCATACCTGGGTTCAACCCTCGGAGGAACTCATCAATGAGCAGAATCCTCTCAAGTATAAGCCCTATAACTGGGGAAAGTTCTTCACAACCAGGAAGCGCAGTAATTTCAAGAAACTTAATGTTGAAAATCTGCAAATATATCATTTCAAGATTGATAACTAAGAAGCTGCTGTATTGGTGCTTGCTCGTGTTAAAACATGTAATATGCTTTCAGCTTTTCACCTTGCCCGGGAAGGCTACTTATTCTGTATCTGTAAATGAGTGAAGAATAAAATTAGAAGTGCTGAAATAAAGGATCACAGCTCACTTGAGTATCCTACTTTATTTCCAATGATACTTGTATTATATTTCTTGCATTCGCTTACTTTTCTCTTAAGATTAAAATTTGACTAGTGAATTGAAGGCTGCTGCGCGTCAACACATTAAGGGGTTCAAATATTTGCTAATAGGATTTAATTAAAGCTTTTAGTGTTGGAAACCGGAAAAATGAGTAATGGGAAAATGCCAGCCTAAAATGGTTGCTGACTAATGCTGTGGAATAGGCAATTGTCACAGAACTGCAGAAAGCTCATTCCCACAAAAACCAAAAAGAGAACAACAACAATAGCTGCTACTGCAACAACAACAGAGCTCAAACCTGAACGCTCCCGTTATCCGCTTTCTAATGTGCAAAACTGCACAGAGGCGAAAATCAGATTCAACTTAACACCACGAATAATGTCAATATCCAATTTCAGAATGTCAATCGCACGTTTAAGCACGATCAATTTCAAGACATGAATCCTTAAGAATAAGAAAATAACTTGATAGATCAAGTCAAGCTGGTAAAGCTGGAAACTTATTAACAGACAAATATTTCAAGAATCAAGACAATGGGTTAGTAAAAGCCttcatattttaatttctaCGAAGGTTCCTTTTCATTTTAAGTGGAACATGTGGCCAAAGTTGACAAACTGCAGGCCCCGCAGACAGAATTCGGTGTCAAAACCTACCATTCAGTTTGGTCATAAGAAATTTAGTAGATCGGTACTTCCGGTTATAGTCTGAtaaaagaaaactagaaaagAGAGAGACATGGAGGCAAGGAAGTCAGAATTCAGCATGATCATGTCAGTTCTTCTTCCAGTGTTTCTTCTCCAATTGCCAAAACCAACAACATCAGCAACGCCTTGCCTTCAGCCGAGCAAGCATTTTATCCTAGTTCACGGGGCATGTCATGGAGCCTGGTCCTGGTACAAGCTAGTAGCGTTGCTAAGATCAGCAGGTCATAACGTCACAGCTCTTGACTTGGCAGCTTCAGGAATCAATCCAAAGCAGGTCTACGATGTCAAGTATATATCTGATTACTTTCAGCCACTGAGGGATTTCATggcttccctttcttcaaatgaaaGGGTGATCCTTGTTGGCCACAGCTTCGGTGGACTCGCAATTTCGCAGGCCATGGAAATTTTCCCCGAGAAaattactgttgctgtttttatAACTGCTTTGATGCCTGGTCCAGAGCTCAAAATATCCATCCTTAACCAAGAGGTATGCCTTTGCTAACCAAGATTGGTCACATACCTGAtattcctttgtttttttttttggtggtggTTGTTAGTAAGGTTTCATTTTGAGTAAAAGTTACCTGCAGGCATTGAGTGATTTGCGAAGACTGATTGTGGAaccaaagaaaataata containing:
- the LOC113726384 gene encoding protein DMR6-LIKE OXYGENASE 2, translating into MGEAAVDPAFVQDIEHRPKPTRIEAEGIPLIDLSALNSPHSDADLARLVSEIGDASQKWGFFQVINHGVPLECREKMELASRKFFALPKEEKLKVGRDEANPYGYYDTEHTKNVRDWKEVFDFSVKNPTFIPASHEPDDQEVRELTNQWPPNPPELREVCEEYAHEVEKLAFKLLELIALSLGLPKNRFNGFFEDETTFIRLNHYPPCPSPHLALGVGRHKDAGALTILAQDDVGGLEVKSKTDGEWILVKPTPNAYIINVGDIIQVWSNEKYESVEHRVSVNSEKERFSIPFFFNPAHHTWVQPSEELINEQNPLKYKPYNWGKFFTTRKRSNFKKLNVENLQIYHFKIDN
- the LOC113726385 gene encoding methyl jasmonate esterase 1; this translates as MEARKSEFSMIMSVLLPVFLLQLPKPTTSATPCLQPSKHFILVHGACHGAWSWYKLVALLRSAGHNVTALDLAASGINPKQVYDVKYISDYFQPLRDFMASLSSNERVILVGHSFGGLAISQAMEIFPEKITVAVFITALMPGPELKISILNQESFRRQNSLLDSHFLYDNGPNNPPTAFVFGPKHLSAKVYQRSPIEDLALATMLLRPLFLYSEEDMAKELMLTTRNYGSVSRVFIIADEDKLQEKGFQEWMIQKNPPDEVVEITGSDHMVMISKPIELLVRLLGIAGKYS